A single region of the Podospora pseudopauciseta strain CBS 411.78 chromosome 1, whole genome shotgun sequence genome encodes:
- the SRC1 gene encoding inner nuclear membrane protein enriched at telomere/subtelomere region (COG:S; EggNog:ENOG503NUKS) → MSDTESVDYLQPDFDPKSLTVPRLRSILVTYNVQYPSTAKKSDLIELFVDQVLPQSKKILAARARVKRMSRGIVDADSVHTSSTDFGNDYEDLPPPPASVSRRSRSPRKPTRIKRESEDPEHLPVVTPARNRASSPRKRTSRSVSAQPPSFSDAETAAEPEPPRTITRETPFKTPKAEPDQRDNFFKRTPETESVFSSDNPFQSGANTPATAIKTPSHRRKTSGFDSVRRQQFVTPSTSRRQTDGPVFGGTPAPSTISRTFEIPAANYRAQTPEMETGEEFTPDEQLALMQEEAANPQLALARQPPPPKKKSSLSTPFWVLFTTLLVAYAAWYRQEKVAVGYCGLGREPTELIPSTIRIPEWASEVASRFDIEDIQVPEWVFTYIEPQCEPCPPHAYCYEDFTARCEPDFLLKPHPLSLGGVIPLPPTCEPDGEKVRRVQAVADKAVEELRDRRAKYECGEPLEPEGQPLDSPSIDEAELKQILSQKRSKRMAADEFDDLWVAAIGEVKSRGEVEVYSDENVTGSAGGFPTTSLSSTSLAGLPLTCAIQRSAKLGLARHRLSIGGLIMSLLSILYGRRRFQKNRALAARVPALVDVVLDRLANQKELAFEDEKEDAFLFLPNLRDDLLRSMHSLADRERLWTRVRALVEQNANVRTGQRESHNGEVGRAWEWIGPSRIANGEGSARRSGRKSMRVSWSPGVKDKDEQEVVPHRKWEEGPGRPIY, encoded by the exons ATGTCCGACACTGAGAGTGTCGACTACCTGCAGCCGGACTTCGATCCAAAGTCGTTGACGGTGCCGCGACTGCGGTCAATTCTGGTCACTTATAATGTTCAATATCCATCGACCGCAAAGAAGTCAGACCTGATCGAGCTCTTTGTCGATCAGGTGCTTCCGCAGTCCAAGAAGATTCTTGCTGCACGCGCTCGTGTCAAGCGGATGAGCCGCGGTATTGTCGACGCTGATTCCGTACACACGAGCAGCACTGATTTCGGCAACGACTACGAGGacctgccaccacctccagcctCGGTGTCGCGTCGGTCAAGGTCGCCAAGGAAGCCTACGAGGATCAAGCGCGAGTCGGAAGACCCAGAGCACCTTCCTGTGGTGACGCCTGCGCGAAACCGGGCCAGCAGCCCTCGGAAGAGGACATCGCGCTCCGTCAGCGCGCAACCACCATCGTTTTCCGACGCCGAGACTGCCGCCGAGCCTGAGCCACCTCGGACCATTACCCGCGAAACTCCTTTCAAGACACCCAAGGCAGAGCCGGATCAACGCGATAACTTTTTCAAGCGTACGCCAGAGACGGAGAGCGTGTTCAGCAGTGATAACCCGTTCCAGAGTGGGGCGAACACTCCCGCAACAGCGATCAAGACGCCCTCGCATCGTCGCAAGACGTCAGGGTTTGACTCTGTGAGGAGACAGCAATTCGTCACGCCTTCGACCTCTCGCCGTCAGACGGACGGCCCCGTGTTTGGGGGCACTCCCGCACCATCTACAATCAGCCGAACGTTTGAGATACCTGCTGCCAACTACAGGGCTCAGACACCAGAGATGGAAACTGGGGAGGAGTTCACTCCTGATGAACAGTTGGCTCTCatgcaggaggaggctgccaaTCCTCAGCTCGCTCTTGCTCGGcagccacctcctcccaagaagaagtcgagcTTGTCGACACCATTCTGGGTTCTATTTACCACACTCCTTGTCGCCTATGCTGCTTGGTACAGGCAAGAGAAGGTTGCGGTGGGATACTGTGGCTTGGGCCGGGAGCCTACCGAACTTATTCCGTCGACTATTCGGATCCCAGAGTGGGCGTCAGAGGTTGCCTCCCGTTTCGATATCGAGGATATTCAGGTTCCTGAGTGGGTCTTCACCTATATTGAACCCCAATGCGAGCCTTGCCCTCCACACGCCTACTGCTACGAGGACTTCACTGCTCGCTGTGAGCCCGACTTTCTCCTGAAGCCTCACCCGCTTTCCCTCGGCGGAGTCATCCCACTGCCTCCCACTTGTGAGCCAGATGGAGAGAAGGTTCGCCGTGTTCAGGCTGTTGCAGACAAGGCTGTCGAGGAGCTGCGGGATCGAAGGGCCAAGTACGAGTGCGGTGAACCTCTCGAGCCAGAGGGGCAGCCATTGGACAGCCCGTCGATCGACGAAGCGGAGCTTAAACAAATTCTTAGCCAAAAGCGGAGCAAGAGAATGGCCGCTGATGAGTTTGACGACCTTTGGGTTGCCGCGATTGGAGAGGTCAAGTCTCGGGGTGAAGTGGAAGTCTACAGCGATGAAAATGT AACCGGAAGTGCCGGAGGCTTTCCTACCACCAGCCTATCGTCCACCTCTCTCGCTGGCCTTCCGCTCACGTGCGCCATCCAGCGGTCGGCGAAGCTCGGACTGGCAAGACATCGACTCTCTATTGGTGGACTAATCATGTCGCTACTGTCGATTCTTTATGGGCGTCGCCGCTTCCAGAAGAACCGCGCTCTGGCAGCGCGGGTGCCGGCTCTGGTTGACGTTGTCCTTGATCGCCTCGCCAATCAGAAGGAACTCGCttttgaggatgagaaggaggacgCCTTCCTTTTCTTGCCAAACCTTAGGGACGATCTGCTTCGCTCGATGCACAGCCTGGCTGACCGGGAGCGCCTGTGGACTCGGGTTCGTGCTCTGGTTGAGCAAAACGCCAATGTTCGCACCGGGCAGAGGGAGAGTCACAATGGTGAAGTCGGTCGTGCCTGGGAGTGGATTGGGCCAAGCAGGATCGCCAACGGTGAGGGTTCGGCGAGGAGGTCGGGAAGAAAAAGCATGAGAGTGTCGTGGAGTCCTGGCGTAAAGGATAAGGATGAGCAAGAGGTTGTGCCGCACAggaagtgggaggagggaccGGGAAGGCCGATCTACTGa
- a CDS encoding hypothetical protein (EggNog:ENOG503NYRG; COG:K), with product MDSSGWPVGDHGVHTTTAEDDFQQYLDMTNMNNLAEGIDYNFQGFQSSAGAHMLQVPGREQLDTPMTGSDAPMLLSPSMPAMQHQVPAITTTGGPYQSIPTTMMPPPTPSETIVNSIDAQIHFLQQQKMQAQQRQVEEHAAFFAHQQQNRMIPPTPQSLEMVPAANPFYAQRNVTEPQPQHPHPHRTQHPHQQQHPQQAVDYRYQRAKDQSDMSFTPLVSPAVTPLDTHFSVESQFTVPGAYFSPLTSPALHAQTDPLAMFEQRHGPLTTSSPTDMDLDAVGGTMSIGTPGDLVKKMRKNAAKARAKAGVKQSPISKPLRKRLATTPSLNSQALSDLMENAEQGQDHQPLPTSMMHNSSSSTTTGPTDSEDGSISPEALNDMTPIETEMPPPPLPKPRSAKPSPYIAPQNTGSAPVIAPQPPRPGVASPATPASLMKLSSPSTHTTVAGASRASSHEVVDTENIELFELPESVSNVNVPPSHANDTPTPKQAPQDAGPSRTPSLAPLPSPSLGPTVVRPSGTVSATASPQLGPGSGYGAKRTPQLLPRNSKKRGSVSSIPVSPALRPKISISPNIKPLLPGGADLEETASQLLASKSNYQRILEGNTVPGVSYPSELSTNLTSKRTSHKIAEQGRRNRINSALQEIATLLPKPPKDSEGEGSSDNKSKDKEKEKEKERERNGGAPNSKASTVEMAIEYIKQLQQQVAEANKRAEEAEKKLAETGGA from the exons ATGGATTCTTCTGGGTGGCCTGTTGGGGACCATGGCGTTCATACCACTACGGCCGAAGATGACTTTCAGCAATATCTGGACATGACCAACATGAACAACCTGGCAGAGGGCATCGACTACAATTTCCAAGGTTTCCAGTCCTCTGCCGGCGCGCACATGCTGCAGGTTCCCGGGCGCGAGCAGTTGGACACCCCAATGACAGGAAGCGATGCGCCTATGCTCCTATCACCATCGATGCCAGCGATGCAGCATCAGGTGCCAGCCATCACAACAACGGGGGGTCCCTACCAGTCTatacccaccaccatgatgccgcctccaacaccaagcGAGACGATTGTGAACAGCATTGACGCCCAAATTCACTTTCTTCAACAGCAAAAGATGCAGGCTCAGCAGCGGCAGGTGGAAGAACACGCAGCCTTCTTCGCTCATCAGCAACAGAACCGCATGATTCCACCGACACCACAGAGTCTGGAGATGGTTCCAGCTGCCAACCCTTTCTATGCCCAGCGGAATGTCACAGAACCGCAGCCGCAACACCCGCACCCACACCGAACACAACACCcacatcaacagcagcacccaCAGCAGGCCGTAGACTATAGGTATCAGAGAGCGAAGGACCAGTCTGAT ATGTCCTTCACCCCGTTGGTTTCACCCGCCGTCACGCCTTTGGACACCCACTTCTCGGTCGAATCCCAATTTACTGTTCCGGGAGCCTACTTTAGCCCACTAACGTCACCTGCCCTGCACGCCCAAACAGACCCATTAGCCATGTTTGAGCAAAGACATGGACCCCTAACAACCAGCTCGCCCACGGATATGGATCTCGACGCCGTTGGAGGGACCATGTCGATCGGCACACCGGGAGACCTGGTCAAGAAAATGAGGAAGAATGCGGCCAAGGCGAGGGCAAAGGCGGGCGTGAAGCAGTCGCCAATTTCGAAGCCCCTCAGGAAACGACTGGCAACCACACCAAGCCTCAACTCGCAAGCTCTGAGTGACTTGATGGAGAATGCAGAGCAGGGTCAAGATCATCAACCGTTGCCTACATCCATGATGCACAACTCATCTTCATCGACCACAACCGGGCCGACAGATTCAGAGGATGGCTCGATATCACCAGAAGCCTTGAATGATATGACACCCATCGAGACTGAGATGCCACCGCCCCCGCTCCCCAAACCACGATCTGCGAAGCCCTCTCCTTACATTGCACCTCAAAATACCGGATCAGCTCCGGTCATTGctcctcaaccacccagGCCTGGCGTGGCATCACCTGCCACACCAGCATCTCTGATGAAACTCAGCTCGCCGagcacccacaccaccgTGGCTGGAGCTAGCAGGGCTAGCAGCCATGAAGTGGTCGATACCGAAAATATCGAGCTATTTGAGTTGCCTGAATCCGTTTCCAACGTGAATGTCCCACCCAGCCACGCCAACGACACCCCGACACCAAAACAAGCCCCTCAAGATGCCGGACCATCCAGAACACCATCTCTTGCACCATTGCCATCACCTTCACTGGGTCCCACTGTGGTAAGGCCATCGGGAACAGTCTCAGCCACAGCAAGCCCACAGCTGGGACCTGGTTCGGGATATGGAGCGAAGCGGACACCACAGCTCCTCCCAAGAAACAGCAAAAAGCGGGGGAGTGTCAGCTCGATTCCTGTCTCGCCGGCTCTTAGGCCCAAGATCTCGATTTCACCCAACATCAAACCATTGCTGCCGGGCGGAGCAGACCTTGAGGAGACGGCGTCACAACTTCTTGCCAGCAAATCCAACTACCAGCGGATCCTCGAGGGAAACACAGTGCCCGGTGTGTCATACCCCAGCGAGCTCTCCACCAATCTCACGTCCAAGCGGACATCTCACAAGATTGCCGAGCAAGGTCGGCGGAATCGGATCAACTCGGCGTTACAAGAGATTGCCACCTTGCTGCCAAAGCCACCAAAGGACAGTGAAGGGGAAGGCAGCAGCGATAATAAGAGTAAGGataaagagaaggagaaggagaaggaaagagagaggAATGGCGGTGCGCCAAATAGCAAGGCGAGCACAGTGGAGATGGCGATTGAGTATATCaagcagctccagcagcaggttGCGGAAGCTAATAAGCGGGCTgaagaggccgagaagaagctggccgAGACTGGGGGTGCCTAA
- a CDS encoding hypothetical protein (COG:O; EggNog:ENOG503P1UK) — protein sequence MSFSGPEGQGRRPPPGNRPPPPPPGYGPEGFWNFIRSMTPSGTGPTSPPNTRPGNEGINAQPPFPPFGFFGGGPEGFNFNPSWAMSHNPPPPHRRGPLGPRSDDDTGDDPDGHHHHPGRHDRHGRGGHHGLHSRSRNHSHPRREPEVEEDLYDISAAAGAAEHDLTGAYDRAREREKETEKDDDMKSTSTLRDGIDTPTTTTFEDEKEKEREHPDPPEDIPSASSGPGHRGRCRGGPGRRGRCGRGFGGGRHNSWGWGSGPNGFGAEFGRPPFAPHFGPGGGFGGPRHASGPQIDIGSAVRGLGNLGWVMGQHPLAKGLREYFSGGQSNGENNGGEEGVLFAGEETASPPADVFDSNNAWAVHVAVPGAKKRDVGVHWDKERGVLVVSGVIYRPGDEEFLKGLVRAERTVGLFEKKIKMSPAETENSDVGVDADGISAKLEDGVLFIVVPKKKKEKGTGEIKRIQVL from the coding sequence ATGTCCTTCAGTGGCCCAGAAGGTCAAGGTCGCCGTCCTCCCCCAGGAAAccgacctccccctccccctcccggcTACGGCCCTGAAGGCTTCTGGAATTTTATCCGCTCCATGACCCCCAGCGGCACCGGCcctacctcacctcccaatACTCGCCCGGGTAACGAAGGCATCAATGCCCAACCTCCCTTCCCGCCCTTTGGATTTTTCGGCGGTGGCCCCGAAGGCTTCAACTTCAACCCATCCTGGGCTATGTCccacaaccctccccctcctcaccgtcgCGGGCCCCTTGGCCCTCGCTCTGATGACGACACCGGTGACGACCCCGAcgggcatcaccaccatcccggTCGTCACGATAGACACGGCCGTGGAGGCCACCATGGTCTTCACTCCCGCAGTCGAAACCACAGCCATCCCCGCCGTGAGCCAGAGGTAGAAGAGGATCTGTATGACAtctctgccgccgccggggcAGCTGAGCACGACCTCACGGGGGCATACGACCGTGCTCGGGAAAGGGAGAAGGAAACGGAGAAAGATGACGACATGAAGAGCACCTCGACCTTGAGAGACGGGATCGACACCCCTACTACGACTACCtttgaggatgagaaagaaaaggagagggagcACCCTGATCCTCCTGAGGACATCCCCTCTGCTTCTTCCGGTCCCGGCCATCGAGGTCGGTGCCGTGGTGGGCCCGGAAGAAGGGGTCGCTGCGGACGTGGGTTTGGGGGCGGGAGACACAATTCTTGGGGATGGGGCAGCGGACCAAATGGATTTGGGGCTGAATTCGGCAGACCTCCTTTTGCGCCGCATTTTGGACCGGGAGGTGGTTTCGGTGGGCCGAGACATGCTTCTGGGCCGCAGATTGATATCGGGAGTGCGgtgagagggttggggaatttggggtgggtgatggGACAGCACCCTTTGGCCAAGGGGCTGAGGGAGTATTTCTCTGGTGGGCAGAGCAACGGGGAGAAtaatggaggggaggagggggtgttgtttgCGGGAGAGGAGACTGCCAGCCCGCCGGCGGATGTGTTTGATTCGAACAATGCTTGGGCTGTGCACGTTGCTGTTCCGGGGGCGAAGAAGCGGGATGTGGGTGTTCATTGGGACAAGGAGAGAGGTGTACTTGTGGTTAGTGGGGTGATCTACAGGCCTGGAGATGAGGAGTTTTTGAAGGGGCTGGTTAGGGCGGAGAGGACGGTTGGGTTGTtcgagaagaagatcaagatgTCGCCTGCGGAGACGGAGAACAGTGATGTGGGGGTGGATGCGGATGGGATCAGTGCAAAGCTGGAGGACGGTGTCTTGTTTATTGTTGttcccaagaagaagaaggagaagggcaCTGGGGAGATCAAGAGAATTCAAGTGCTTTAA
- a CDS encoding hypothetical protein (COG:S; EggNog:ENOG503NV0Z), translating to MSLPQPETPLNDACSVIFDHTLYTYSADAFQSLRLEPGAEWEVLPQGEKVTGGACVGSTTGNPATSAFFVVGGKGGNPEYLGLQKFTFSTGQWENVPVDTLDISGRTGHSAVYLNSTDSILVYGGGSEGQASSQTFTVGAAAPHTIRSHESWAPPAVKPILLPWSTHEAVMLGGNPDNKQVYLFNNQEGKWLDSRATLATPLKDASAVQAVLLGGADGSQNLLTFDMTESPNIVRRTILYTGPGQPVAAAAPVTKRSARRRARSAARQQRRRSEPLTLNNWPAYNSSLAPTTMRKNFALAKDIDGMVVIAGGNSEDPVAMFDTTTNTWQNATEMLGQVRLLSLDDEESSTTLSSTTATSTTATLSTSTSSTLATITSDAAAAATATPTETDAPVAGGSGSNVNMILGAVLGSVFGLALILGLFYFCLRRRTRQQAHTEAGHNRRSSGASSSEKNGIGYAKDSLAFGQGPAGVFRGHQSQGSKSSFSSMAILMGRASESKPRLPGIGRKGSKSSNGSKRDSEDSVFRAFKSTISKPILPEAPSPQPMRDEKGVSFTTETAEPRPRNLTTTDKRESTRRSSGWNRYWSGGSALNMLGFGSSSSNTKNNSQRTTLHSERSSKYSDQQNRMTQDSVTVPRLQIYEPRLSFSRVNSHSPTIATYNNTKFNEGMSAQIETGRPISAVSDLSMSAYSSGIPESVHEAWDPTASNNRPWGMERQNSSNTGIYATALAPASAAKPPAEPASLRKQPSAVRDDMSWLNLG from the coding sequence ATGTCTCTCCCTCAGCCAGAGACACCCTTGAACGACGCGTGTTCCGTCATCTTCGACCACACGCTTTACACATACTCGGCCGACGCATTTCAGTCTTTGAGGCTCGAACCAGGTGCCGAGTGGGAGGTTTTACCTCAGGGCGAGAAGGTCACGGGTGGTGCTTGCGTCGGCTCGACAACAGGAAATCCAGCGACGTCGGCGTTCTTTGTGGTtggaggaaaggggggcaACCCAGAGTATCTGGGGCTTCAGAAGTTTACCTTCTCGACCGGTCAATGGGAGAACGTTCCCGTGGATACCCTCGATATTAGCGGCAGGACAGGACACAGCGCTGTTTACCTCAACAGCACAGACTCTATTCTGGTATATGGTGGTGGCTCAGAGGGTCAAGCATCATCGCAGACATTCACCGTCGGCGCAGCCGCACCACATACTATTCGTTCTCACGAATCATGGGCGCCACCAGCGGTAAAGCCCATTCTGTTGCCTTGGTCTACTCACGAAGCTGTTATGCTTGGTGGTAATCCCGACAACAAACAGGTTTATCTCTTCAATAACCAGGAGGGGAAGTGGCTAGACTCTAGGGCAACGCTCGCAACACCACTCAAAGATGCTTCAGCAGTTCAGGCCGTGCTTCTGGGTGGCGCCGATGGGTCACAGAACCTGCTCACCTTCGACATGACCGAGTCACCAAACATTGTGAGGAGGACTATCCTCTACACTGGCCCAGGACAGCCAGTAGCAGCCGCCGCACCAGTTACCAAGAGGTCCGCCAGGAGAAGGGCGCGGAGTGCTGCCAGGCAGCAGAGGCGGAGATCTGAGCCACTAACACTGAATAACTGGCCGGCGTATAACTCATCGCTCGCCCCAACAACAATGCGAAAAAACTTCGCCCTGGCTAAGGATATTGATGGAATGGTTGTGATTGCCGGTGGTAATAGTGAGGACCCGGTAGCCATGTTTGACACGACGACGAATACTTGGCAGAATGCCACAGAAATGCTTGGTCAAGTCAGACTTCTTTCtctggatgatgaagaatCATCGACTACGCTGTCTTCGACGACTGCTACCTCGACAACTGCGACACTCTCCAcatcgacatcctcgacGCTGGCTACGATTACTAGCGATGCTGCCGCTGCGGCAACGGCAACCCCAACCGAAACAGACGCTCCTGTGGCTGGTGGCTCCGGTTCAAACGTCAACATGATCCTCGGCGCTGTGCTTGGGTCTGTCTTTGGACTGGCGCTCATTTTGGGTCTGTTCTATTTCTGCCTGCGGAGACGCACGAGACAGCAGGCTCATACAGAGGCTGGCCACAATAGAAGATCCAGCGGCGCGTCTTCAAGCGAAAAGAACGGTATTGGTTACGCCAAGGACAGCCTTGCCTTCGGTCAGGGTCCAGCTGGGGTATTCCGGGGACACCAGTCTCAAGGCTCCAAGAGTTCCTTCTCTTCCATGGCCATCCTCATGGGTCGCGCTAGTGAGAGTAAGCCAAGACTACCAGGCATAGGCCGCAAGGGCAGCAAGTCCAGCAACGGCAGTAAGCGCGATTCTGAAGACAGCGTTTTCAGAGCGTTCAAGAGCACAATCAGCAAGCCCATCCTTCCCGAGGCGCCATCCCCGCAGCCCATGCGGGACGAGAAAGGCGTATCATTTACTACCGAGACGGCTGAACCAAGACCACGGAACCTGACCACAACGGACAAGCGAGAAAGCACTCGCAGAAGCTCTGGTTGGAATCGCTACTGGTCTGGAGGCTCGGCGCTTAACATGCTCGGttttggcagcagcagctcgaATACCAAGAACAATTCGCAGCGGACTACCCTACACTCAGAGCGGAGCTCCAAGTACAGTGATCAGCAGAACCGTATGACCCAGGACAGCGTTACTGTGCCTCGCCTTCAGATTTACGAGCCTCGTCTATCATTTAGCCGTGTCAACTCTCATAGCCCCACCATCGCCACATATAACAACACCAAGTTCAACGAAGGCATGAGTGCTCAGATCGAGACGGGGCGTCCGATCAGCGCGGTGAGCGACCTCTCCATGTCGGCCTATTCGAGCGGCATTCCAGAGTCTGTTCATGAAGCCTGGGATCCTACTGCTAGCAACAACCGGCCTTGGGGCATGGAGCGACAAAACTCATCGAACACTGGCATCTACGCCACGGCTCTCGCTCCAGCTTCTGCAGCCAAGCCCCCTGCTGAGCCGGCGTCTCTGCGCAAGCAGCCATCTGCTGTACGCGATGATATGAGCTGGCTCAACCTTGGCTAA